One window of Rubricoccus marinus genomic DNA carries:
- a CDS encoding JAB domain-containing protein, translating to MATQKSGASPLTALNLRVLRDIEARMPEGCDRYDGAPVILQPKLDRRERYHARRLAVRGRLRRLESDAPWFARRTVLYGTVAETSEVGPQSVVREPVGMLRQPDTHVAYRDALFSGVPLYTTRLVRERTFTFPTRDQVRSPADAAAVLAEYFSDRDREEFVVAFLDTANTLTGLHVASVGGLAASIVEPRQVFKAAVLANAAAVLLAHNHPSGNPEPSREDVAVTRQLVEAGKVMGIPVHDHLILTDHGHTSLAGRGLM from the coding sequence ATGGCAACCCAGAAATCCGGGGCCTCGCCCCTCACAGCGCTCAACCTCCGCGTGCTCCGCGACATCGAGGCCAGGATGCCCGAGGGCTGTGACCGCTACGACGGCGCTCCTGTAATCCTTCAGCCCAAGCTCGACCGCCGCGAGCGCTACCACGCCCGGCGACTGGCCGTGCGTGGGCGGCTCCGTCGGCTGGAGTCCGACGCGCCGTGGTTCGCGCGGCGGACCGTGCTGTACGGCACGGTGGCCGAGACCTCAGAGGTCGGCCCTCAATCCGTCGTTCGGGAGCCCGTCGGCATGCTCCGCCAGCCCGACACGCACGTGGCCTACCGGGACGCCCTGTTCTCCGGCGTCCCGCTCTACACGACCCGGCTCGTCCGTGAGCGGACGTTCACGTTCCCGACGCGCGACCAGGTCCGCTCACCCGCCGACGCGGCGGCCGTGCTGGCCGAGTATTTCTCCGACCGCGACCGCGAGGAGTTCGTGGTCGCCTTCCTCGACACGGCGAACACGCTGACCGGGCTCCACGTGGCGTCAGTCGGTGGGCTGGCGGCGTCCATCGTCGAGCCGCGCCAGGTGTTCAAGGCGGCCGTGCTGGCGAACGCCGCCGCCGTGCTCTTGGCGCACAACCACCCGAGCGGCAACCCCGAGCCGAGCCGGGAGGACGTGGCCGTCACGCGCCAGCTTGTCGAGGCGGGCAAGGTGATGGGCATTCCGGTCCACGACCACCTGATCCTGACCGACCACGGGCACACGAGCCTGGCGGGGCGAGGGCTGATGTAG
- a CDS encoding DUF6166 domain-containing protein, whose protein sequence is MTRSSARSTLPAPLRGDHTTTDVCTSEDALTSAGTRIPAAELRARRVAREAGRWRTFAAERTRMRPGTLDAKALDACAFSVHHGASSFAVPSKLVGTSRHQPLLRSLALDPDTSWLALDLGARGDHLVVSRGGRVLGRVQPKHLGWVRPLVPFGLTVHLARVTGTDASGQGRGYRLGCNVAFGHVGKALGRLDETMTGPGGDGAGSGALRLVVSNGVTETTRDRIGILVRPEYEAITGDAEDVVLWRTAEGVARASVPHAARHSPTGIEWGYGGSGPADLALSVLLALVGERAANALYQRFKHEVVARVPETGGVLRAADVRAWVERQAA, encoded by the coding sequence ATGACACGTTCGTCTGCCCGTTCGACCCTGCCCGCTCCCCTGCGCGGGGACCACACCACCACGGACGTGTGCACGTCGGAGGACGCCCTAACGTCAGCTGGGACGCGCATCCCGGCCGCCGAACTCCGCGCCCGGCGCGTCGCTCGTGAAGCGGGCCGCTGGCGCACGTTCGCAGCCGAGCGCACGCGGATGCGGCCGGGCACGCTGGACGCGAAGGCCCTGGACGCCTGCGCGTTCAGCGTCCACCACGGCGCCTCGTCGTTTGCCGTCCCCTCGAAGCTCGTCGGCACCTCGCGGCACCAGCCTCTTCTTCGGTCGCTCGCCCTCGACCCAGACACCTCCTGGCTGGCGCTGGATCTGGGCGCCCGAGGCGACCACCTCGTCGTCTCGCGCGGCGGGCGCGTGCTGGGGCGCGTTCAGCCGAAGCACCTCGGATGGGTCCGCCCGCTCGTCCCGTTCGGGCTCACCGTCCACTTGGCGCGTGTGACGGGGACCGACGCGTCCGGCCAGGGGAGGGGCTACCGACTCGGGTGCAACGTCGCCTTCGGCCACGTGGGGAAAGCGCTGGGCCGGCTGGATGAGACGATGACCGGCCCCGGCGGAGACGGCGCGGGCAGCGGTGCCCTCCGGCTCGTGGTCTCAAACGGCGTCACCGAGACGACCCGGGACAGGATCGGCATTCTTGTCCGGCCCGAGTACGAGGCCATCACGGGCGACGCCGAGGACGTCGTCTTGTGGCGCACGGCCGAGGGTGTGGCGCGCGCCTCCGTGCCCCACGCGGCGCGGCACTCACCGACGGGCATCGAATGGGGATACGGCGGGTCGGGTCCGGCCGACCTCGCGCTGAGCGTGCTCCTCGCGCTCGTGGGCGAGCGGGCAGCGAACGCACTCTACCAGCGGTTCAAGCACGAGGTCGTCGCACGCGTCCCGGAGACGGGCGGGGTCTTGCGAGCGGCCGACGTCCGGGCGTGGGTGGAGAGGCAGGCTGCGTGA